The Apium graveolens cultivar Ventura chromosome 3, ASM990537v1, whole genome shotgun sequence sequence aattaccatattgggttaggaaggagttttcggaagagtttcgggttgtaaaaatcTAAAAACGGTTGAGGTTTAATGATTCCcggttttttaaaataattttgtaattatacaaaaaataattattaaatctgtaaatcattataaaattatataatgatccaaaaattaccatataaataccataattatctataatttattcagcacatataaaaattaaaatgctCAAATAACGTCATATATAAACATCCCAACATCAATTctaattatcatataattcactaaaattcacataaaatcatataaacaattccaaataataataataataataataataactgaaaatatgggatattacaccgATAGTCCTGAACacaagagcagccattaaagctcgaagctcaccaaccctaacattaaatactaaagtactcaagtttttattccacaacaaatagcaatatgattagtattaccacatttaaagcaaatctttctaggagcatcatatatatttttgtaatttttttctTTATTAATTCCCTATTTTCCATTTCTACTTCTTTTAGAACCCTAATTCTGAGGTTTACAAGTTAGCTCACTTATTTTCTTTTTCAGTTGTCCCCTTGATAAAAGTCCTacattttttcctttttttttggtttttttatCTCTACTTCCTTGTTGTCAGAAATTCTAGAAGTAGATCCTATTCCAAAAACTGACCGAGGTTCATTTTCAGCAGTACTAAAAAATTCAACAAAAATGGTGTTAGTGATCTTTTTGTCAGATTTTTTATCACTATATTCATTGTAGCCGAAACACATTTTCCAATTCTTGTCAGTTATCAATCTATGAGTCTTTTTACCTGAACTAATCCATGTTCTAAAAATATGTCTTTCCCTTTCTAGAACTTCTTCTAACACGAAATACTTGATGTTTATCTGAGCTTCATTATTCTTAGCCTTGTCACAAACAACCTTAGTTTCATGCATATAAATTAACTCAGCTTCCAAATGATCATTTCTCCTTTTTAGTTCATTATTCTCAGAAATAAACATATCATTTTCAAGGGATTTATTTTTGAAGTTTACATACAGAGATTTTAAAAAAGTTTTAACTCATATATATTATCAGTATTTACGGGAAAAACAATCATTGACACCTTATCAGCAACATACACATCCTCTTCTTGATTTTCCATTAGAGCATAGCATTTATCATCACTGTCAGGTTCCGATGAGTCCATCCAGTCTTTATTTGAAGTGATAAATGCCTTTCTAGTTTCCTTTGGACACTCAGTAGCAAGGTGTCCCTtttcattgcagttatagcatgTCACTTTTGTCTTGTCAAACTTTCTTCCCTTTGAATACTGATTTTCATTTTTCCTGTACTTTCCTTTATCAACACCAAAATACTTCTTGTTGAAACCATATTTTCTCTGTGGTTTTCTAAATCTCATTCTTCTGAACCCTTTCACCAATATTGCAGCCATCTGAATTTCTTGAAAATTATACAACTCTATCCTAAAATCCTCATCAGTATAAGTGTGAGGATCTGATGACTCGCCGGTATCTGACATCTCAGAaatatttcttcttcttgaaTTTTCACAAATCTTTTCTTTGGATTTGTGAGTTTTAACATTCAGTACAACAGACGTCATCTTGTTTCCTTTCttattgttcctctgttgaataTCCAA is a genomic window containing:
- the LOC141714775 gene encoding uncharacterized protein LOC141714775; the encoded protein is MSGSKYESIKIPILKKADYSTWKVKLILFVQSTDYDYLDLINDGPSYPGKVVPLTPTLSEHYVRKERSEWSAEDKAVMLKDAKVWNILHNSLNTVMSNRVITCKTSKEIWDALETQCQGTLAIKKNRRVILVQEYEQFEVKSDESLTDTYDRFLKLLKDLHRYDLDRHSLDEVYGILKANDLDIQQRNNKKGNKMTSVVLNVKTHKSKEKICENSRRRNISEMSDTGESSDPHTYTDEDFRIELYNFQEIQMAAILVKGFRRMRFRKPQRKYGFNKKYFGVDKGKYRKNENQYSKGRKFDKTKVTCYNCNEKGHLATECPKETRKAFITSNKDWMDSSEPDSDDKCYALMENQEEDVYVADKVSMIVFPVVCDKAKNNEAQINIKYFVLEEVLERERHIFRTWISSGKKTHRLITDKNWKMCFGYNEYSDKKSDKKITNTIFVEFFSTAENEPRSVFGIGSTSRISDNKEVEIKKPKKKEKM